A region from the Beduinella massiliensis genome encodes:
- a CDS encoding GNAT family N-acetyltransferase produces MDITIHLAGVQDAERIYEMQLEAFSPLLSRYLDYETSPAAEPLQKTTQRLAEAFTDYYLICAGGSPVGAARVRRVSDTACRLGPVFVLPAYQGRGIAQTALRKIESLYPHVRLWQLDTLLQEKGNCHLYKKLGYRQTGSFRQVNDRLTLVDYEKRR; encoded by the coding sequence ATGGACATCACGATCCACCTCGCCGGGGTGCAGGATGCGGAGCGCATCTATGAAATGCAGCTCGAGGCGTTCTCTCCCCTGCTTTCACGATACCTGGATTATGAGACCAGCCCCGCGGCCGAGCCGCTGCAGAAGACAACCCAACGGCTGGCTGAGGCTTTCACAGACTATTATCTGATCTGCGCGGGCGGCTCTCCGGTCGGCGCGGCGCGCGTACGGCGAGTGAGCGATACAGCCTGCCGCCTGGGCCCTGTCTTCGTGCTGCCCGCCTATCAGGGGCGCGGCATCGCGCAGACGGCGCTGCGAAAGATCGAATCGCTGTACCCTCATGTGCGTCTTTGGCAGCTGGATACCCTGCTGCAGGAAAAGGGGAACTGTCATCTTTACAAAAAACTAGGCTACCGCCAGACCGGCAGCTTTCGGCAGGTCAACGATCGGCTCACGCTCGTCGACTACGAAAAGCGCCGATGA